The DNA region CCGAGACGACCACGAGGGGTATCCCATGCCGTTGACACCAGCCGATGTGCACAACGTCGCGTTCTCCAAGCCGCCGATCGGCAAGCGGGGCTACAACGAGGACGAGGTCGACCAGTTCCTCGACCTGGTCGAGACGGAGCTCGCGGAACTCGTCTCGGACAACGAGGACCTGCGCCAGCGGGTGGAGGAGCTGACCCGCGACCTCGAGAAGGCGCGTAAGGCCGCCGACGAGGCCGGCAAGTCCTCCGGTGGCTCCGGTGCCGCGCAGCAGCCGGCCGCCGCGGCGCCCGCGCCCACCCCGGCTCCGGCCCCGGCTCCCACCACCCCGGCCCCTGCCACCCCGACTCCCGCCGCGGCGACCCCGTCGCTGGGCCGCAGCGAGGACGACGGCGCCGCCAACAACGAGACCCACCTGCGCGCCGCCCGCGTCCTGGCCATGGCCCAGGAGATGGCGGACCGGCTCACCGGAGAGGCCAAGAAGGAGTCCGACGGACTCATGGCCAAGGCCCGCAGCGAGTCCGACCGCCTGGTGGGCGACGCCCGGACCCGGTCGGAGAAGCTGGTCGGTGACGCCAAGTCGCAGTCCGACAAGATGGTCGGCGACGCCCGCAAGGAGGCCGACAAGCTCCTCGCCGAGGCCAAGAGCAAGTCCGACGGGATCGTCAAGGACGCCCAGGCCCGCTCCGAGCAGCAGGTCAGGGAGGCGCAGGCCAAGGCCGACGCCCTGCAGGCCGACGCCGAGCGCAAGCACACCGAGATCATGGCCACGATCAACCAGCAGCGTGGCGTGCTCGAGAGCCGGATCGACCAGCTGCGCACGTTCGAGAAGGACTACCGCAGCCGTCTCACCAGCTACCTGGAGAACCAGCTGTCCGAGCTGGGCAAGACCGGATCGGCGGCCCCGGCCGCCTCGTCCGCGTCCACCCCGTCCGCCGGCGGCGACGTCCCGGGTGCCCCCGGTTCGTCGGACCAGGCGGCCAAGAAGGACGGCGGCCACCGCGCCGAGTGATCTACCCCTTGTGATCCACCCCGTGTGACACGAACGGTCCCCGCCCCTGCCCGAGGGTGCGGGGACCGACGTATATTCGGGGGAGGACGGGGTCGCCGCCGACGGTGCGCGTTCCCGACCCGCACCGCACAGCACCACGATTCGCACAGCACCACGATTCAGCACCACGGATTCGCACGCACCAGGAGGCACGGATGCTCGTCGCCGCTCTCGGACTGACGATCCTCGGCTTCGGCTTCCTCGTGGCGGCCGTCGCGACCGGTCAGATCGGGTGGGCGTGGGCGTGCATCGTCGTCGGGGCCCTGGGGCTCGTCCTGCTTGTGGTCGACCTGGTCCGTGGTCGGGCGGACCGCGGCCACGAGCCGCCGGTGACCGCGGAAGAGGCGGACGCCCGCACCGACGGGTAATATCGGATCCTGTCCGGCCGAGAGCCGGATGCGCTGTGATCCGGCCATCACCGGGGAGCGCTCGGAAGAACGGCGGGCCCCGCGTATCGGGCCCGCTCAGTAGAACCGAACGGGGGAGCCCGTCACAGCCCGACCCACGAGTGGGCGTCGCACGTCGTCGCCAAACGGGGTGGTACCGCGGACGGAACGCGCCAGACGCGTTCCGGATCGTCCCCGAGCGCAGGCCTGACGGCCCCACGGATGCGAACTCGTGCGGGCCCCGTACGCGAGGAGTCCGCCCAGATGAGCACCGAACCCGTAGCGACCGAGCGCGCCGACGGCGAGCCCGCTGCCACCGGCAGCGCGTACCCCGTGCTCGACCTCGCCGGGGGCACCACGTCCCAGACGCCGTCGTTCCCCGCCCTCGAGGAGACGGTCCTCCAGCGCTGGGACGAACGCGACACGTTCCGCCGGTCCATCCGCAACCGCGCAGACGCGCAGGAGTACGTCTTCTACGACGGGCCCCCGTTCGCCAACGGCCTGCCCCACTACGGCCACCTGCTCACCGGGTACGTCAAGGACGTCGTCCCGCGCTACCGCACGATGCGTGGCTACAAGGTGGAGCGCCGCTTCGGCTGGGACTGCCACGGACTGCCCGCCGAGCTCGAGGCCGAGAAGCAGCTCGGCATCACCGAGAAGTCCCAGATCCTCGACATGGGTCTGGCGGAGTTCAACAACGCCTGCGAGAAGTCGGTTCTGCAGTACACCGACGAGTGGGAGAAGTACGTCCACCGTCAGGCCCGCTGGGTGGACTTCGAGAACGACTACAAGACGCTCGACATCGACTTCACCGAGTCCGTGTTGTGGGCCTTCAAGCGGTTGTACGACAAGGGCCTGATCTACAAGGGCTTCCGCGTGCTCCCGTACTCGTGGTACGAGCAGACCCCGCTGTCCAACCAGGAGACCCGCCTGGACGACGCCTACAAGATGCGGCAGGACCCGGCCGTCACCGTGGGGCTGCCGCTGGAGGCCCCGCAGGACAGCCCGTTCCACGGCGCCGAGGCGCTGGTGTGGACCACCACGCCCTGGACCCTCCCGTCCAACCTCGCCGCCGCCGTGCATCCCGAGATCGACTACTCGGTGGTCCGGGTCAACTCCGGAGAGTTCGCCGGCCGACTGTTCGTCCTGGCCGAGGCCCGCCGCGGCGTGTACGCCGCCGAGTTCGGCGACGACGCGGAGGTCGTGACCACCGTCAAGGGCTCCGAGCTGGTGGGACTGCGCTACACCCCGCCGTTCGACTTCTTCGCCGGGCACGCCGGCGCCCACGTGGTGCTCTCGGCCGACTACGTCACCACCGAGTCGGGTACCGGCGTCGTGCACCTCGCACCCGCCTTCGGTGAGGAGGACAAGGACGCCTGCGACGCCGCCGGGATCGAGCTCGTCATCCCCGTGGGCCCGGACGGCAAGTTCACCTACGAGGTCCCGCCGTACGCCGGCCAGCTCGTCTTTGACGCCAACGCGCCGATCTCCCGCGACCTGCGGGCCGACGGCCGGCTGATCCGCCACGAGACCATCGAGCACTCCTACCCGCACTCGTGGCGTTCCGGGCAGCCGCTCATCTACATGGCGTTGCCGGCGTGGTTCGTCAAGGTCACCGCGTTCCGGGACCGCATGGTCGAGCTCAACCGCGAGCACATCACCTGGATGCCGGAGCACGTCCGCGACGGGCAGTTCGGCAAGTGGCTCGAGGGCGCCCGCGACTGGAACATCAACCGCAACCGCTACTGGGGGGCGCCGATCCCGGTGTGGGAGTCCGACGACCCCGCCTACCCGCGCGTCGACGTCTACGGGTCCCTCGACGAGCTGGAGGCCGACTTCGGCGTCCGGCCCACCGACCTGCACCGCCCGTACATCGACGAGTTGACCCGACCCAACCCCGACGACCCGACCGGCAAGTCCACGATGCGCCGCATCCCGGACGTGTTCGACTGCTGGTTCGAGTCCGGCTCGATGCCGTTCGCCCAGGTCCACTACCCCTTCGAGAACAAGGAGTGGTTCGAGACCCACAACCCGGGCGACTTCATCGTCGAGTACAACGGCCAGACCCGCGGCTGGTTCTACACGCTGCACGTGCTGGCGACCGCGCTGTTCGACCGCCCGGCGTTCACGCACGTCGCCGCCCACGGGATCGTCCTGGGCAACGACGGCCTCAAGATGAGCAAGTCCAAGGGCAACTACCCGGACGTCAACGAGGTCTTCTCCCGCGACGGCTCGGACGCCATGCGCTGGTTCCTCATGAGCTCGCCGATCCTGCGGGGCGGCAACCTCGTGGTGACCGAGCAGGGCATCCGCGAGGGCGTCCGCCAGGCCATGCTGCCGCTGTGGAACACCTACAGCTTCTTCCAGCTGTACGCCGCCCGGCGGGCCACCTGGCGCACGGACTCCCCGCACGTACTGGACCGCTACATCCTGTCCCGTCTGGCCTCGACCCGCGACGCCATGACCGACGCACTGGACGCCACCGACATCGCCGCGGCCTGCGACGAGCTGCGCCTGTTCGCGGACGCCCTGACCAACTGGTACGTCCGCCGGTCGCGCTCGCGCTTCTGGGCCGGCGAGGACAGTGGCCAGGATTCCCGCGACGCCTTCGACACCCTCTACACGGTGCTCGAGACCACCATGCGCCTCGCGGCCCCGCTGCTGCCGCTGATGAGCGAGGTCGTGTGGACCGGCCTCACCGGCGAGGAGTCGGTGCACCTGGTGGACTGGCCGACCGCCGACGAACTGCCGGGGGATGAGGGCCTGGTCGAGGCGATGGAGGCGGTGCGCGACGTGTGCTCGACCGTGTCCTCGATCCGCAAGGCCAAGCACCTGCGCGTGCGCCTGCCGCTCAACTCGCTCACCGTCGCGATGCCCGACGCCGGGCGGCTCCAGCCGTTCACCGGGCTCATCGCCGACGAGGTCAATGTGCGCGAGGTGCGCCTCACCAGTGACGTGGCCGCCCACGGCCGGATGGAGCTGGCGGTCAACGCGCGCGCCGCCGGGCCGCGGCTGGGCAAGCAGGTCCAGGCCTGCATCAAGGCCGCGAAGTCCGGCGACTGGACCGAGACCGACGGTGTCGTGGTCGCCGGCGGCGTGGAGCTCCAGGAGGGTGAGTACGAGCACCGGCTCGTGGCCGCCGATCCCGAGTCCACGGCGGCGCTGCCCGGCGGTGCCGGTCTGGTCGTGCTCGACCTGACGGTCACGGAGGAGCTCGAGGCCGAGGGCTGGGCCAAGGACCGGATCCGGGAGATCCAGGAGGCCCGCCGCGGCGCCGGGTTCGACATCTCCGACCGCATCCGGGTGCGCATGGAGGTACCGGCCGCCCGCCGCGAGTGGGCGGACCGTCACGCGCAGCTCATCGCCGGCGAGGTGCTGGCCACCGATTTCGCGGTGGTCGACGCGTTGGACCCGGCTGACGGGACCCCGGCCGAACTAGCCGAGGGCGTCCGGATGACGCTGGCTCGGGTCTGACCGGCGGCTCGTCATGAGTGGCGGGCAGGACCGGTGGGTCCTGCACGTGGACATGGACGCGTTCTTCGCGTCCTGTGAGCAGTTGACCCGGCCGACCCTGCGGGGTCGGCCGGTGCTCGTCGGCGGGCAGGGTGGCCGCGGCGTGGTGGCGGGCTGTTCGTACGAGGCACGGGCCTTCGGGGCGCGGTCGGCGATGCCGTCGCACCAGGCCCGCCGGCTCGTGGGCCCCTCGGCGGTGTTCGTCTCCCCGCGGATGCCGGTCTACCGGGCACTGAGCCGCCGGGTGTTCGAGGTGTTCGCCGAGCACGCGCCGGTCGTGGAGCAGATCTCCGTGGACGAGGCGTTCCTCGAGCCGCCCGAACTGCGCGGTGCGGATGTCGAGCGGACGCGGCGGTGGGCCCACGAGTTGCGGGCCGCGATCCGCGAGGCCACCGGGCTACCCGCCTCGGTGGGGGCGGGCGCGGGGAAGCAGTACGCCAAGATCGCGTCGGAGTTGGCCAAGCCCGACGGGGTGGCGGTGGTGCCGCGTCGCGATCACGCCGAGGTGCTGTATCCGCTGCCCGTCCGGAGCCTGTGGGGTGTGGGCCCGGTGGCGGGGGAGCGGTTGTCCCAGTTCGGTGTGGCCACGATCGGGGACCTCGCGGAGATGGACGACGACGACGTGGCCCACGCGCTCGGCAGGTCCGTGGGCCCGGCGATCGCCCGGATCGCCCGCGGGTACGACGACCGTCCGGTCCACGAGCGCGCCGAGGCCAAGCAGATCAGTGCGGAGAGCACGTTCGCCGCCGATCTCACCACTCCGGGCCAGGTCACGGCAGCGGTGCGCCGGGCGGCGGAGGCCGCGCACCGCCGACTCCTGTCCGACGGCCGCGCGGCGCGCACGGTGACGGTCAAGGTCAAGCGGTCGGATTTCACCTCGATCACCCGCTCGTACACCCTGCCGCAGGGCACCACGTCACTGGAGACGATCGTCGCGGTCGCCCGATCGCTGGCACCGGACCCGGTGGAGTTCGGGGCGATTCGGTTGCTGGGCGTGGGGGTGTCGGGCCTCACCGACTTCTACCAGGACGCGCTCTTCGAGCAGGAGTTCGTCCCCGGGGACCGGACGGGGCCGGGTGACGACGACGAGGACCTGCCCGACATCGTGGGAGTGGGCACCACGGTCACCACCGATGGATCAGACGTGGCCGACCCCGGGTCGGGGCCAGCGGGCGACGGGGCGTCCGCGGGGCGGGAGGCCGCGGAACTCCCGGCGATCGGGGCGTGGCGGCAGGCCGGGCACCAGAGTTTCGAGACGGGCGCGGACGTGCGACACCCGGAGTTCGGGCACGGCTGGGTGCAGGGGTCGGGTCACGGCCGGGTGTCGGTGCGGTTCGAGACGGCGGCGACGGGTCCGGGCCGGATGCGCACGTTCGCCGAGGACGACCCGGACCTCGAACCCGCGGACCCCCTGGACTCCCTGGGCTGGTAGTTCGCCGACCATCCCCCGGGACGTACGCGCCCGGATCGGTCCATTCCGGCAGCGCACCCGGGCGGTTCGTGGGCGAAGAGGGCGCGCAGGCCGAAGGGGGCGCGGCGCCTAAGGGGTTGCGCAGGCCGCTCAGCTGTAGAGGTGGTAGCGCGCCCACCGTCGACGCACCTCTGCGGCCGCACCGTCACCGCCGTCACCGCCGTCGCCATTGTCACCGCCGGCACCGTTTGCAGCGTCCGCGGTGGACAGGAGCGCCGCGAGCAGGACCCTGGCCTGCCCGGACCGCAGGTACCCGCAGCTCAGCACGCCGCGGGTCGCGAGCTCGGCGCCACCGCCCCGCCCACCGTAGGTCGAGCTCGCCTCGCCCCGCGGCACCCGGGTGGACGCGACCACCACGAGGTCCGGTCGGTCGTCGGCGAGGCGGGCGACCGCGTCGGCGACGAGCGGTGGCAGGTTTCCGGATCCCGAGCCCTCGAGCACCAGTCCGCGCGCGCCGGCCTCGACACAGGCGAGCAGTGCGACCGCGTCCGCGCCGGGCGGGCAGGCGACCACGTCGACCCGGGTGTCGGCGAACCGGGCCCGGGCGGGCAGGGTGGGGCGTTCGAGTTCCGGGGGCAGGTCCTCGACCGGGTGCTCGGGTGAGTTGCGGGCGAAGGCGACGGGGTCGGTCGTGTGCCACTTGCGCACGCCGCGGGCCTGGAGGATCGCCCGGCCCAGCACCACGAGCACCCCCAGGCCGCCGGAGACGGGGTCCGCCGCCAGGAGCACGGCGTCCAGCAGATTGGCGGGCCCGTCGGCCTCGGGGTGGTCGGCGGGGAGCTGCGCCCCGGTGATCGCCACGGGCCGCGGGTCGTCGTGGTGCAGATCGAGCGCGATCGCGGTCTCCTCGAGGGTGTCGGTCCCGTGGGTCACCACGACCCCGGACACCCCGGGATCGGACAACACGTCGGCCACCGCGTCGACGAGCAGGTCCCACTCGGCGGGGCCGAAGGTGGAGGAGTCGGCGTCGAGAACCGTCCGCGCGCTCACCCGGATCTCCTCCGGTAACACCGCGCGGAGGCCGTCGAGCATGGCGTGCGTCGCGGGGTCGGAATCGCCGGCCAGGACCGCCCCCTCGGGCGTCGTCGAGGCGGTGATCGTGCCCCCGGTGGTGCAGATCACGATGTGGGGGGTATCGGTGCTGGTCTCGGCGTTGGTCACCCGGTCCACAGTGCTGGGCTGACGGCCCGTCGTCAACCATCCCGGCCGCCGACGATGGAACAATGGCGCATCAGTGTTCGTTGGGCCGGTGACCCGGCCCGCCAGCCATGACCAGCTCGGTACCGCATGCCCGGTGCCGAACATCTCGACGAAAGGACCCCGTGTGAGCCTTCGACGCACCATCGCCGCCGTCTCCCTGTCCGCCTTCGCCCTGGGCGGCCTCGCCGCCTGTGGAGGCGGGGAGGACGGCGGGCGTGAGACCGCCCCCGCGCCCACCACGAGCGCGCAGGAGACCGCCATCCCCACCGCCGAGGAGCTGACCCAGCTGCTCGCCCGGGCGTCCGACCCGGCGGTCCCGGTCGAGGAGAAGGTCAACCTGGTCGAGGGCGGTGCGGAGGCGCCCGAGATCTTCGACCAGATCGCCGCCCTCAAGGCCGAGCAGGGGGCCGACGTGACGATCACGGGCGCGGCGGAGGGAGACATCCCCGGAACGCTCATCGCCAACGCGGTGATCGCCCAGCCCGGCCAGGAGAACATCAACGTCCAGGCCCAGTTCATCGACCAGGGCGGTCAGTGGCAGCTGCAGAAGGCGTTCGCCTGCGCGCTCATCACCAACGCCGGTCTGGAGCCGCCGGCCACCTGCGCCGGCGTCTGATCGCGGATCGCACCGGACTGCTCGCGAGTCAGTCCACGCTGCGGAACTGCAGCACCGAGTCCTCGTCGTAGGTCGTCCGTCGTCCCGAGTCGGGATCGACGTAGACGGCCCGCGTCGAGGACTCGGTCGTTCCGTCCACGGGTAACGCGGCCCGCAGATCCACCGTGAGCTCGCCCGAGCCGTCGACCTCGTAGGACTCCACATCGAGGGTCACGCCGGGCCCGCCGTCAGAGGCGGGCGCGGCCAGGGTGGCGGCCGGGTCGGGGGCGGTGGTCGTCGACCGGACCGTGGCCACGTCGCCCTCGAGCCCGACCAGTTCGTAGGTGACGACCCGCGTCGGGGCCACCGCGTCGTCGACCTGTCGGGTGACGGTCCAGCGGGCGCCGACGCCGATCGCCTCGGTGGGGAACGCCACCGTCGCGTCCGACACCGCGTTGGCGGTGATCTCCACGCCGGCGCGTGCGGCATCGGTGGCCGCCGACGGCGCGGCCAGCGACAGCTCCCGGACCACGCCGTCGGCGCTGCGGTTCCAGGTGACGGTGAAACCGGGAGCGGTGGCGAACTGGGCGTTGCGGAGTTCGTCGACGGAGGTGAACTCCCGCGCGGTGACGGTGGCCCGCTGCGCGCCGTCGACGTCGGGCTCCGACCGCCCCTCGACGGTGAGCGTCTGCGCGGGGGTGTCGTCGGAGCGCGGCTCCGCCCCCGGAACCTCGGTCCGCGAGGTGGCGGACCGGGTGACGGCCACGACCGCCGGCTCCCGGGAGGGGGCGTACGCCAGGACCCGCCGCTCGCCCCCACCGGCGTCGATCAGGTCCACGACCGGGGCGGGGCCGGGATCGACGGTCAACTCCGGCTCGAGGTCCTGTCCGTCCTGCGCAGATGACGACCCCGGGCCGCTGGCGGCGAGGTCCGCGGCATCGTCCTCGCCGCACGCGGACGCGCCTGCCACCAGCGTCACGGCCAGCGCCGCCGCGACGAGACGTCGACCGCGGCGGGCGGTGCGGGAGGGGCTGGGGGAGACGATCGATCGCAGATCCACGGCCCCGAGCCTAGAGGGTCGCCCACCCGGCGCAGGCGGGCCCGCGGCGGGATCAGGGATACTGGTGCCCATGACGGAGACCAACGGGACGCCGCCCGACGCACCGGGGCCCACGCCCGGCAGTGCGGCACCCCAGGATGCCTCGCCCGCGAGCACCGCGCCCCACAACCCCGCGCACCACAACCCCGCGCCCCACAACCCTCTGCCCCACTACTTCCGGCACGGGCCGGTGGTCATGCTGGTGATCGCCGCGGTGATCATCCTCATCGACCAGGTCGCCAAGGTGCTGGCCGTGGCGAACCTGGAGAACGCGCGGCCCGTGGAACTCGTCGGCGACACGGTCCGTCTGGTCCTGCTCCGCAATCCGGGCGCCGCGTTCTCCATGGGTACCGAGTTCACGGTGGTGCTGAGCATCATCGCCACGGTCGTGGTGGCGGGGCTGATCTGGTTCTCCCGCCGGGTCCACTCACGGTGGTGGGCGTGGGGCCTCGGCCTCATCCTGGGCGGCGCCGCCGGCAACCTCGTGGACCGCTACCTCCGGGCGCCCGGCATCCTGCAGGGCCACGTCGTGGACTACGTGTCCATCGGCTGGTGGCCCGTGTTCAATGTCGCGGACTCCTGCCTGGTCGCCGGGGTGATCGTGGTGGCTGTGGCCGTGTTCCGCAACATCGACGTCGACGGCTCGCGGGTGTCGGGCCACTCCGGCGCCGCGGGCGAGGCCGAGAGGGACCCCGCCGATGGGTGAGGTCCGCACCTTCCCCGTCCCCGACGGGCTCGACGGGATGCGGGTCGACGCCGGGGTCTCCCGGCTCCTGGGCATCTCGCGGACCGCGGTGGCCGACCTTGCCGGCGAGGGCAAGGTCCTGCTCGACGGGCACACCGTGGGCAAGTCCGACAAGCTCACCGGGATGTCCTGGATCGAGGTCGAGATGCCCGCACCGCGGGCCGAGCCGGCCGTGGTGGCCGAGCCGGTCGAGGGGATGGCGGTCCTGTACTCGGATGAGGACATCGTCGTCGTCGACAAACCGGTCGGCGTCGCCGCACACGCCTCGGTCGGCTGGACCGGTCCCACCGTGATCGGCGGCCTGGCCGCCGCCGGGTACCGCATCTCCACCTCCGGCCCGCCGGAGCGCAAGGGGATCGTCCACCGGCTCGACGTGGGCACCTCCGGCCTCATGGTGGTGGCGGCGTCCGAGCGGGCGTACACGCTGCTCAAGCGGGCGTTCCGCGACCGCACCGTGGACAAGACCTACCACGCGCTGGTGCAGGGCCACCCCGATCCGATCTCGGGCACCATCGACGCGCCGATCGGGCGTCACACGTCCAACGACTGGCGCTTCGCCGTCACCTCCGACGGTAAGCACTCGATCACCCACTACGACACCCTCGAGGCACACCAGGCCGCGACGCTCGTGGAGGTCAAGCTCGAGACGGGCCGCACCCACCAGATCCGCGTGCACTTCTCCGCGCTGCACCACCCGTGCGCCGGTGACCTCACCTACGGCGCCGACCCGGTCCTGGCCAGGCGGCTGGGGCTCGAGCGGCAGTGGCTGCACGCGGTGGGGCTGGGCTTCGAGCACCCGGGGACCGGCTCGCGGGTGGACTTCACCAGTACCTACCCCGACGATCTCCAGCACGCGATCGACGTCCTGCGCTCGGCATGACCCTCGCCGCGCGGGTGCTCAAGGTGGCCGGCGTGGGGGTGGTGATCGTGCTGTCACTGGTCGCGGTCCTCACCGCGCTGCGCACCGAGCTGCCGCGCAGTCCCGGCGTGATGACCGACGCCCTGGGTCCCACCGACGGCGAGCGCGTCGACGACTACCTCGCCCGCGCGGCCGACTCACTGGTCGCCGCGGACGGCGGGGGAGAGGCCGCACGGGGTTCCGGCGGAGATGACGACGACGACGACGCCCCCGCCTCCGACACCGACGCCCACCGCTGGGCCCTCGTGACGGCGGGCTGGGCGTGGACGGTGCCCGAGGCGGCCGGCGTGGTCCGGGAACTGCCGCGCGTCTCGGGGCTGTACGTGCAGGTGCCGGTCGACGGGGTCGCGATGCCCGTCACCGGGGCGACCCTGGCCGAGCCGGTGGCGGGGGAGACCGGACGCGAGCCAGTCTTCCACCGCGGTCTCGAGCAGGTGATCCGGCGCCTCGAGGCGGGGCCGCCGACCGGACCCGGGGTGCCGCAGCCGTCCGACGCCGGACGGGCCGCCGCCACCTCCAACCTGACCGTCGCGCGAATCCGTACCGGGGAGCCGGCGATCATCGGGTTGCTCGCCCGCGGCACCACCGCGCAGTTGCGCGCGGTGGCCGATCAACCCTGGGTCCGCGCGGTCGAGGCCCTGCCGCCGGACGCGGTGTGGGAACGCTTCGCCGTCCGCCCGCTGCAGCCGCAGCAGGTCGACGCGGCCTACCCGCTGCCCGACGACGGCCCCGTCCCGGCCTCCTGAACCGCGCACACCCACCGACGGCGCGTGCTCGTCCTCGGGACGGCACCTGCCGGCGGGCCCCCCACCCCCGAACGGCGCACGCCCCGCGGGCCCGAGCCGGGGCGTGGCTAGGGTTGCGCCGGTGAGCAACAGGGGTCCGAGCGGGCGGGTGAGCAACAGCGAGAAGTCGGCCGCCGGCGGGATGGTCGCCGGCATCGCCGCCTACACCCTGTGGGGATTCTTCCCCGCGTTCTTCCCACTGCTCGAGCCCGCCGGCGCCGTCGAGATCGTCGGTCACCGGATCGTGTGGTCGCTCGTCGTGATGGCAGTGGTCCTCACGGTGCTGCGGCGCTGGCGCGACCTGTGGGCCATCGACCGCGTCTCGTGGGCCCGGGTCGCGGGCGCAGCCCTGTTCATCACCGCCAACTGGGGCGTGTACGTCTACGCGGTGAACTCCGAGCGGGTCACCGAAGCCGCCCTCGGGTACACCATCAACCCTCTGGTCTCGGTCCTGCTGGGCGTCCTGCTGTTCCGCGAACGGCTCACCCGCCCACAGTGGCTCGCGGTGGCCCTCGCCGTCGTCGCCGTGGGGGTCCTCACCGCCGGATACGGTCACTTCCCGTACCTCTCGGTCATCCTCGCGCTGAGCTTCGGCATGTACGGGGTGTTCAAGAAGAAGCTGCGCGTGGACCCGGTGATCGGGATGACGGGCGAGGTGCTGGTGATCGCCCCGTTCGCGACGGTCCTGCTGCTGTGGCTGGGGGCGACCGGCGCGGGCACGTTCAGCACCGAGGGCGTGGGGCACTCCGCCCTGCTGGCGACGTCGGGCCTGGTCACGGTGGTCCCGCTGCTGCTGTTCGCCGTGGCCGCGCAGCGCATCCCGCTGGCCACCGTGGGGATGCTGCAGTACATCGTCCCGGTGCTGCAGATGGCCTGGGGACTGCTCGTCGTGGGCGAGCGGCTCGACGCCGTGCAATGGGTCGGGTTCGCGCTCATCTGGGCCGCGGTGATCGCGTTCACGCTGGCCGGTAGGCAACCACGCTCCCGTCGAACTGGCGTTTCTGGTCCTGTCGGAGAACCGACCTAGACTGTCTCGGACAAGCCGTAGGAGGAATGCTGCGTGGGCGACCAGTTCGTGCATCTGCACAATCACACCGAGTTCTCGATGCTCGACGGGATGGCGCAGATCGACCCGCTGTTCGCGGAGGCGTCCAGGCTCGGGATGCCGGCGGTCGGGATGACCGACCACGGCAACATGTACGGCTCCTCGGACTTCTACAAGCAGGCCAAGAAGTCCGGCATCAAGCCGATCATCGGGATCGAGGCGTACGTCGCCCCCGAGTCGCGCTTCAACAAGAAGCGCGTGCTGTGGGGCGAGAAGCACCAGAAGAGCGACGACGTCGCCGGCTCGGGCGCGTACACCCACATGACGATGGTCGCCGAGAACGCCACCGGCCTGCGCAACCTCTTCCTGCTGTCCTCGCTGGCCTCCTACGAGGGACAGCTGGGCAAGTGGGCGCGCATGGACGCCGAGATCCTCGCCGAGCACTCCGAGGGGATCATCGCGACCTCCGGGTGCCCCTCCGGTGAGATCCAGACGCGGCTGCGCCTGGGCCACACGAAGGAGGCCTACGAGGCCGCGGAGAAGTGGCAGTCGATCTTCGGCAAGGACAACTTCTTCCTCGAGCTGATGGACCACGGGATCGACATCGAGCGGCGCGTCCGCGAGGACCTGCTCAAGCTCGGCAGGGACCTGGGGATGCCGCCGCTGGTGACCAACGACTGCCACTACGTCACCCGCGAGCAGGCCCACTACCACGAGGCCATGCTGTGCGTGCAGACCGGAAAGACCCTCGCCGACGAGAACCGCTTCAAGTTCGACGGTGACGGTTACTACCTCAAGTCCGCCGACGAGATGCGCGCCCAGTGGGACACCGAGGTCCCCGGCGGGTGCGACAACACCCTGTGGATCGCCGAGCGCGTCCAG from Dietzia sp. B32 includes:
- the lspA gene encoding signal peptidase II, whose translation is MTETNGTPPDAPGPTPGSAAPQDASPASTAPHNPAHHNPAPHNPLPHYFRHGPVVMLVIAAVIILIDQVAKVLAVANLENARPVELVGDTVRLVLLRNPGAAFSMGTEFTVVLSIIATVVVAGLIWFSRRVHSRWWAWGLGLILGGAAGNLVDRYLRAPGILQGHVVDYVSIGWWPVFNVADSCLVAGVIVVAVAVFRNIDVDGSRVSGHSGAAGEAERDPADG
- a CDS encoding RluA family pseudouridine synthase, translating into MGEVRTFPVPDGLDGMRVDAGVSRLLGISRTAVADLAGEGKVLLDGHTVGKSDKLTGMSWIEVEMPAPRAEPAVVAEPVEGMAVLYSDEDIVVVDKPVGVAAHASVGWTGPTVIGGLAAAGYRISTSGPPERKGIVHRLDVGTSGLMVVAASERAYTLLKRAFRDRTVDKTYHALVQGHPDPISGTIDAPIGRHTSNDWRFAVTSDGKHSITHYDTLEAHQAATLVEVKLETGRTHQIRVHFSALHHPCAGDLTYGADPVLARRLGLERQWLHAVGLGFEHPGTGSRVDFTSTYPDDLQHAIDVLRSA
- the rarD gene encoding EamA family transporter RarD, with the protein product MVAGIAAYTLWGFFPAFFPLLEPAGAVEIVGHRIVWSLVVMAVVLTVLRRWRDLWAIDRVSWARVAGAALFITANWGVYVYAVNSERVTEAALGYTINPLVSVLLGVLLFRERLTRPQWLAVALAVVAVGVLTAGYGHFPYLSVILALSFGMYGVFKKKLRVDPVIGMTGEVLVIAPFATVLLLWLGATGAGTFSTEGVGHSALLATSGLVTVVPLLLFAVAAQRIPLATVGMLQYIVPVLQMAWGLLVVGERLDAVQWVGFALIWAAVIAFTLAGRQPRSRRTGVSGPVGEPT